The Methylomarinum sp. Ch1-1 genome contains the following window.
AGCCTGAATATCACCGACACGCCGATCCGCTATACGCCGGCGCTGGGCGCTCCCATTCGCTTCACCTTCACCTACAATCAACGCGAAGCCAACCAGCCGGCCAACTTTACGTTCGGCAACCTGGGACCCAAATGGACTCACAATTGGTTAACTTACATCCAAGACGTGCCGACCAATCCGTCCGCTGTCGTCAATCGTATCGCGGCCGGCGGCGGCGCCGTCGATTACGCTAACTACAACGCGGCGACCGGCGAATTCCAGAAAGGCGTTTCGGACAATGCCCGGCTCTACCGGATTTCCGCCGATCCGATCGTTTACGAACGGCGTCTGTCCAATGGCGCCAAAGAAATCTACAGTTTCAGCGACGGCGCCGTCAGCGGTGTGCGCCGGGTGTTCTTAACGCAAAAAATCGATCCGCAAGGCCATGCCGTCCAGTTAACCTACGACGCACAATTGCGCCTGACCGGCATTACCGATGCCTTGGGACAAACGACTGTTTTGTCTTATGAGCATTTCGCTAATACCAAGTTAATCACCCGAGTCACCGACCCGTTCGGCCGGGAAGCGATCATCGATTACGATAATAACGGCCGTTTAGCCAGCATTACCGACCCAGTTGGAATCGTGTCGGCCTTCGGCTATGATAGCGGCGACTTCATCAACGTCATGACCACGCCCTATGGCGATACCCGATTCGCTTACAGCGGCAACGGTACATCCAGAACCTTGATCGTCACCGATCCCTACGGCGAACAAGAACGCATCGAATACGGTCAATCGTTAGGCATTCCGCGATACGTTTCCGACCAACCCCGCGGTGACATTAAAACGCTCAATAATTATCACCATTACCGCAACACCGCCTACTGGGACAAGCAAACCTATAAAGACTACGGACGGAACCTGTCCAAAGCGGAAGTTTCCCATTGGCTGCACACGCCGGACAGCAAAACCAGCGGCCTGTTGGAAACCTTTAAAAAACCCCTGGAGCACCGGGTGTGGTTCAACTACCCGGGGCAAACTTCCGCTATAACGGAACACAATATCTACCAGGAAAACCCTTCGCGTCTCGGCCGCGTGTTGGACGACGGCAGCTCGCAAATCTTCATCCGCGAATTCAACGCCTTTGGCAAACCCACGCTGGAAAAAAGCCCGTTAGGCCATGTCACCCGCTATCTCTACGCCGACAACCAAATCGATCCGGTGAAAATCGTCAAATGGCGTAACGGCAGCGAAGAAACCGTGGCTGAATTCGAATGGAACGACCACCACAACCTGGTCCGTGCCACCGACGGTTTAGGCCATAGCACCACCTTTACCTACAATGCCGCCGGGCAAATACTGACCCGCCGCAATGCCTTGGGCCATGTCACCCGCTACGAATATGACGCGCTGGGCTATCGGGTCAAGGTGAGCTATCCGAGCGGCAAAACCGAACAATACGCTTACGACGACAGCGGCCGCGTCGTCGCCTACACCGATACCGGCGGCCACACCCGCACGCAAGCCTACGACGACTTGAATCGGCTGCTCAGCGTGAGTTATGACGACGGCACCGCGGTGGAATACACCTGGGACAAGCTGGACTTGGTCAAAATACGCGACCGCCTCGGCCGCGAAACCCATTACACGTATGACGCCCTGCGCCGCAAAATCAGCGAAAAAGATCATCTGGGCCGGGAAACCACTTATGCCTACGACGCCAGCGACCGGCTACTCTCCGTAACCGATCCGTTAGACCAGACGACCCACTACGAATACGACATCCAAGGCCGCAAAACCGCCATGATCGATGCCGAAGGCCATAAAACCCGTTACGTTTACGAACAAAGCACGAGCCGTTTAGCCCGTGTGATCGACGCCGACCAGGGCGCGAGCGACTTCGACTATGACCGTTCCAACCGCCTGGTGGCTGTGACCGACCCGAACGGCCATGCCACCCAATATCTATTGGACGAAGTCGGCAATACCTTGCAAACCGACAGTCCGGACAGCGGCTTGACCGCCTATACCTATAACGTGCTCGGCCAAGCGGTGCAAAAAACCGACGCCCGCGGCAGCGTCAGCCAATACCATTACGACGCCTTGAACCGCCTGACCGAGGTTAACTATGCCGATAGCGGCTACGACCTGCGCTGGTATTACGACGGCGACAACTACGGCGACTCCGTAAGCACCGAACTGCGTCAAACCGCGCTCGGTAAACGCACCGGAATGAGCGATCCGACCGGCCAAACCCAATGGTTGTACAATCGTTACGGCGACATCGAACGCCAGGATACCGGCTTGAGCGCTTTGGGCGGCAAAACCTTCAGCCAACAATTCGCCTACGACTACCGCTACGAACCGGGCCAAGGACTGTTGACTCAACACGTTTACCCGAACGGCCAAGTCTTCGACTTCCAATACGACAACCATGGCCGGGTCGAAAGCATAGGCAGCACGGCGGGCGGCGGCAAAACGCCGGTCGTTTCCGGCGTCAGCTACCATCCGGTCGCGGCCGACGGCATCGCCGCCTTCCAATATGGCAACGGTATCCATTACCAACGCCAGGTGGATGGACTCGGAAGGCTTACCGAGCTGAACCTGAGTGGCCAACAAACGGTATTCCACCGGCAATGGCAGTACACGCCGGCATCCGACGTGGCGGCTATCGGCGATCTGCTCGATCCCTTGCAAAACCGCACTTACCAATACGACGCCTTGCATCGCCTAAGCCAAGCGGCCGGACCGTTTCCGAACGCGTATCAATACGACGCCAACGGCAACCGTACCGTCCGCAATAGCGAAAACTACGGCATCGATGCCCACAGTAACCGGCTACAATCTATCTCCGATAGCGGGCTGAATACCGCCTTGAGCTACGATGCCGCCGGCAACCTGATCGAAAAAACCGCTGGTAGCGCCGGATACGCCTATCAATACGATCCGCACAACCGCTTGGCGAGCATCGCCGGCGGCCAAGGCCAAATTGCCAGCTATCAATACAACGGTCTCGGCCAACGCGTGGTCA
Protein-coding sequences here:
- a CDS encoding RHS repeat-associated core domain-containing protein; its protein translation is MKAQHFCQGLFVLFFGLYLAACTPSATRVNSPNTVSIVQPVVVPGFDEPLIYLNAATADLIPLVKPETRPGATDLERLSQYQRLNRNTPWAASIQLNLGLAYYRNGYFSQTFAAFEKAWTLSKDHKESEAKALADRAFSELIRMHARLGHADRVESLLASVKGRAFTGPATAAVAGAEEGLWMMRNHPGVTYLCGPKALYSVLKWQQPDAEGLQVLDAYRSGVNGVNLLELGQLAEQAHMPYRTVYRNAGQSIPVPSVIHWNVNHYAAIVEKQGDLYHIQDPTFGQDLWFSADAINAQASGYFLVPDSGIELGADWQPVTIAQAESVYGQGYTASSDPNRTTTCDVKKSKQPCNSIDQPDGKVGMAYYDVHTMLVSLNITDTPIRYTPALGAPIRFTFTYNQREANQPANFTFGNLGPKWTHNWLTYIQDVPTNPSAVVNRIAAGGGAVDYANYNAATGEFQKGVSDNARLYRISADPIVYERRLSNGAKEIYSFSDGAVSGVRRVFLTQKIDPQGHAVQLTYDAQLRLTGITDALGQTTVLSYEHFANTKLITRVTDPFGREAIIDYDNNGRLASITDPVGIVSAFGYDSGDFINVMTTPYGDTRFAYSGNGTSRTLIVTDPYGEQERIEYGQSLGIPRYVSDQPRGDIKTLNNYHHYRNTAYWDKQTYKDYGRNLSKAEVSHWLHTPDSKTSGLLETFKKPLEHRVWFNYPGQTSAITEHNIYQENPSRLGRVLDDGSSQIFIREFNAFGKPTLEKSPLGHVTRYLYADNQIDPVKIVKWRNGSEETVAEFEWNDHHNLVRATDGLGHSTTFTYNAAGQILTRRNALGHVTRYEYDALGYRVKVSYPSGKTEQYAYDDSGRVVAYTDTGGHTRTQAYDDLNRLLSVSYDDGTAVEYTWDKLDLVKIRDRLGRETHYTYDALRRKISEKDHLGRETTYAYDASDRLLSVTDPLDQTTHYEYDIQGRKTAMIDAEGHKTRYVYEQSTSRLARVIDADQGASDFDYDRSNRLVAVTDPNGHATQYLLDEVGNTLQTDSPDSGLTAYTYNVLGQAVQKTDARGSVSQYHYDALNRLTEVNYADSGYDLRWYYDGDNYGDSVSTELRQTALGKRTGMSDPTGQTQWLYNRYGDIERQDTGLSALGGKTFSQQFAYDYRYEPGQGLLTQHVYPNGQVFDFQYDNHGRVESIGSTAGGGKTPVVSGVSYHPVAADGIAAFQYGNGIHYQRQVDGLGRLTELNLSGQQTVFHRQWQYTPASDVAAIGDLLDPLQNRTYQYDALHRLSQAAGPFPNAYQYDANGNRTVRNSENYGIDAHSNRLQSISDSGLNTALSYDAAGNLIEKTAGSAGYAYQYDPHNRLASIAGGQGQIASYQYNGLGQRVVKQSAEGAEYSLYDLQGRRIAQLSGSGELLHNTLYWQGQPLAQYRTDREGVYRFLSKQPHRDAELSVDINTRRIRLLRIDGSLLDTVIDAALWQIDITGEGAVYHFAIGQGANQELKGWIRLPDDGKGFAHIMDKTQGHPQEYRLDESERSLNAYYYHLDHIGTPQVITDQAQNIVWQASYAPFGQTAITTETIDNDLRFPGQYYDRESGLYYNWNRYYDPATGRYITSDPIGLDGGINTYAYAGGNPVNWTDPDGLDIALPLPSAGGIAEAAGTAASAVGAGAVAVAAGVAAVIYPSSAGEGSDIVPRNAATPVPYPDRKRGKYSCICRANRDGRCPDNSSNNNQESALGYGEGNSLMEAKKAAEKAAKDNLGAKSTHHIQCRCRDPKGQQVIPHG